Sequence from the Helianthus annuus cultivar XRQ/B chromosome 13, HanXRQr2.0-SUNRISE, whole genome shotgun sequence genome:
TTTAATGTAGGCGGATGAGGTAGCTGATGAAGTTAATCTATGGGTAGAAAAGCAAACGAACAGGCTTATCAAACAACTCCTTCCTCCTAACTCAGTTAACAATCTGACATGGCTAATCTTTGCAAATGCAATCTACTTTAAGGGAGCATGGCTCGAGAAGTTCAACCGCTCATCCACAGTAGATGCCGATTTCCATCTCCTTGATGGCAGCACAATTACCGTTCCTGTCATGACGAACGGCAAAACACAATTTGTGTGTCAATATGATGGTTTCAAAGTACTACAACTTCTCTACTTACAAGGTGAAGATCACCGAGAGTTTGCAATGTACTTTTACCTTCCGGATGAAAAAGACGGGCTCCCATCTTTAGTAGACAAAAGTATAGACAATAAAGGTTAATTAACCTAAAGTCATATTAGACCAATCAAATAACAATTCAAAATAAGAACAAAAGCATAACCTAAAAGTATAAACCCAAAATTTATTCTAAAAAACCAATAGATTTCAAATTGGGACCATAATTAACCATAATCAAAGCTAAAAACATGAATTTACCCATTGATTGAGGTTGACGTTGAACTCGTACAAGGTGATGTGTGCAGCAGTGATTAAGATCTCCTCGATGTATGGATCCATCCTCTTGAGGACGGTGAGATTGAGGATTTCATGCTGTTTTGGTCTAGATTGGGCATTAACTTTCTAGTTTGAGACATTTTGGATGGTGCATTTGGGTTTCAGATCGATTGATATCCTCTATTTGAAACCCTAAACCCAGGTGGATGAT
This genomic interval carries:
- the LOC110901785 gene encoding serpin-ZX-like, whose product is MICRIYFINMADEVADEVNLWVEKQTNRLIKQLLPPNSVNNLTWLIFANAIYFKGAWLEKFNRSSTVDADFHLLDGSTITVPVMTNGKTQFVCQYDGFKVLQLLYLQGEDHREFAMYFYLPDEKDGLPSLVDKSIDNKG